A stretch of Arthrobacter sp. NEB 688 DNA encodes these proteins:
- a CDS encoding MBL fold metallo-hydrolase, with the protein MRLTVVGCSGSFPGPESAASCYLVEADHEGRTWRILLDLGSGALGPLQRYADPTSLDAVLVSHLHPDHCADLLGLYVVRRYRPDGPLPQRLPVHGPAATGARLATMYHGLEPGGMDGEFAFSAVSDGATFEVGPFRVTPTAVEHPVEAYGYRVEADGAVLAFTGDTDDCPGLDRLLAGADLALLDSAFVDGRDDARGIHLSGARAAAAAVRAGGVRRLVLTHVPAWNDREVCRAQAEAVWGAPVEVARAGDVVEVGSDAPAPSVVDRAAGLRMLDAYRASVPGLPPQDEVDVSWFGDSPELADELLAFVTGGTKRATAGLVAEYAHEGERLPRVGDHWVVCDGSGAPAVVLRTTELRVGPLSSVDEQFAWDEGEYDRSLATWLDGHRRFFRRSCERIGLEFSDDLEVCFERFRVVWPPEHADS; encoded by the coding sequence GTGAGGCTCACGGTGGTCGGATGCTCCGGCTCGTTCCCCGGGCCGGAGTCCGCCGCGTCCTGCTACCTCGTCGAGGCCGACCACGAGGGACGCACGTGGCGGATCCTGCTCGACCTCGGGAGCGGCGCGCTCGGGCCCCTGCAGCGGTACGCCGACCCGACGTCGCTCGACGCCGTCCTCGTCAGCCACCTCCACCCGGACCACTGCGCCGACCTGCTCGGGCTCTACGTCGTGCGGCGCTACCGACCGGACGGCCCGCTGCCGCAGCGGCTCCCCGTCCACGGCCCCGCCGCCACCGGGGCGCGGCTCGCGACGATGTACCACGGACTCGAGCCGGGCGGGATGGACGGCGAGTTCGCGTTCTCGGCGGTGTCCGACGGCGCGACCTTCGAGGTCGGGCCGTTCCGCGTCACGCCGACGGCCGTCGAGCACCCCGTCGAGGCCTACGGCTACCGGGTCGAGGCCGACGGCGCCGTCCTGGCGTTCACCGGCGACACCGACGACTGCCCCGGCCTGGACCGGCTGCTCGCGGGCGCCGACCTCGCGCTGCTCGACTCGGCCTTCGTCGACGGCCGGGACGACGCCCGCGGCATCCACCTGTCCGGCGCGCGGGCGGCGGCAGCGGCCGTCCGGGCCGGTGGCGTGCGCCGGCTCGTCCTCACCCACGTGCCGGCGTGGAACGACCGCGAGGTCTGCCGGGCGCAGGCCGAGGCCGTGTGGGGCGCCCCGGTGGAGGTCGCCCGCGCCGGCGACGTCGTCGAGGTCGGCTCGGACGCCCCCGCCCCGAGCGTCGTCGACCGTGCCGCGGGCCTGCGGATGCTCGACGCCTACCGGGCGAGCGTGCCCGGCCTGCCGCCGCAGGACGAGGTCGACGTCTCGTGGTTCGGCGACTCCCCGGAGCTGGCCGACGAGCTGCTCGCCTTCGTCACCGGGGGCACCAAGCGCGCGACCGCCGGCCTCGTGGCCGAGTACGCCCACGAGGGGGAACGGCTGCCGCGGGTCGGTGACCACTGGGTCGTCTGCGACGGCAGCGGCGCCCCGGCCGTCGTCCTGCGCACCACCGAGCTGCGGGTCGGGCCGCTCTCCAGCGTCGACGAGCAGTTCGCGTGGGACGAGGGCGAGTACGACCGTTCGCTGGCGACGTGGCTCGACGGCCACCGGCGCTTCTTCCGCCGGTCGTGCGAGCGCATCGGCCTCGAGTTCTCCGACGACCTCGAGGTCTGCTTCGAGCGCTTCCGGGTCGTCTGGCCCCCGGAGCACGCCGACTCCTGA
- the murI gene encoding glutamate racemase, whose protein sequence is MTDSPIGVFDSGYGGLTVMRAILDQLPHESVAYFGDTARAPYGPRPIAETREFALQCLDRLVDHGVKVLVIACNTASAAVLHDARERYDVPVVEVIRPAVRRAAAGTRSGRVAVISTLGTHQSGAYLDAFAAAPHLRVTSTPCPRFVEFVEAGVTGGPELVGVAHEYLDPLREEGVDTVVLGCTHYPLLTGVISYVMGDDVTLVSSAEETAKDVYRVLADRGLLRPDDLPAPSHGFTTTGDPEEFRRLAVRFLGVGSSVEPVFPSPPLVRRAVFA, encoded by the coding sequence GTGACCGACTCACCGATCGGGGTGTTCGACTCCGGCTACGGCGGCCTGACCGTCATGCGGGCGATCCTCGACCAGCTGCCCCACGAGTCGGTCGCGTACTTCGGCGACACCGCCCGCGCGCCCTACGGCCCGCGCCCCATCGCCGAGACGCGCGAGTTCGCCCTCCAGTGCCTCGACCGGCTCGTCGACCACGGCGTCAAGGTCCTCGTCATCGCCTGCAACACCGCCTCGGCCGCGGTCCTCCACGACGCGCGCGAGCGCTACGACGTACCGGTCGTCGAGGTCATCCGGCCGGCCGTGCGCCGGGCCGCCGCCGGCACCCGCAGCGGGCGCGTCGCGGTCATCTCGACCCTCGGCACCCACCAGTCCGGCGCCTACCTCGACGCCTTCGCCGCGGCGCCGCACCTGCGCGTCACGAGCACCCCGTGCCCGCGGTTCGTCGAGTTCGTCGAGGCCGGGGTGACCGGCGGCCCCGAGCTCGTCGGCGTGGCCCACGAGTACCTCGACCCCCTGCGCGAGGAGGGCGTCGACACGGTCGTCCTCGGCTGCACGCACTACCCGCTGCTCACGGGCGTCATCTCGTACGTCATGGGGGACGACGTGACGCTCGTGTCGTCGGCCGAGGAGACCGCCAAGGACGTCTACCGCGTGCTCGCCGACCGCGGCCTGCTGCGCCCCGACGACCTGCCGGCGCCGAGCCACGGCTTCACGACCACCGGCGACCCCGAGGAGTTCCGGCGCCTCGCGGTGCGCTTCCTCGGCGTCGGGTCCAGCGTCGAGCCGGTCTTCCCCTCGCCGCCGCTCGTACGACGGGCGGTGTTCGCGTGA
- a CDS encoding DUF2017 domain-containing protein — MAKAFRRSGRGDDRRYVATLGAGERDVVATVMDQVHDLLEPPTPPDTGDAAFDDLVAGIDLGGGPTPTPADEGPRDPALDRLLPAANREDPEAAAEFRRLTEGGLRHRKASALAASAELLRGEDRVALDAAQARVFLTALTDVRLVLGERLGLRTDEDLEVMEQMATSLDEDDPLLHALALYDFLTWLQETLAEALLRG, encoded by the coding sequence ATGGCGAAGGCGTTCCGCCGCAGCGGTCGTGGCGACGACCGGCGGTACGTGGCGACCCTCGGCGCGGGGGAGCGCGACGTCGTCGCGACCGTCATGGACCAGGTGCACGACCTCCTCGAGCCGCCGACGCCCCCGGACACCGGCGACGCCGCGTTCGACGACCTCGTCGCCGGCATCGACCTCGGGGGTGGGCCGACGCCGACCCCCGCCGACGAGGGTCCGCGCGACCCCGCCCTCGACCGCCTGCTGCCCGCGGCCAACCGCGAGGACCCCGAGGCCGCCGCCGAGTTCCGCCGGCTGACCGAAGGGGGCCTTCGCCACCGCAAGGCGAGCGCGCTCGCCGCCTCGGCCGAGCTGCTGCGCGGCGAGGACCGGGTGGCCCTCGACGCCGCGCAGGCCCGCGTGTTCCTCACGGCGCTCACCGACGTCCGGCTCGTCCTCGGCGAGCGGCTCGGCCTGCGCACCGACGAGGACCTCGAGGTGATGGAGCAGATGGCCACCTCGCTCGACGAGGACGATCCGCTGCTGCACGCCCTCGCGCTCTACGACTTCCTCACCTGGCTCCAGGAGACCCTCGCCGAGGCCCTGCTGCGCGGCTGA
- the clpS gene encoding ATP-dependent Clp protease adapter ClpS — translation MSLSPVTEEVVRPAEDLAADVPWVTIVWNDPVNLMSYVTYVLQEHFGYGRAKAEKLMMLVHTEGRAVVANGTREAMEADTEALHGYGLWATFQKDT, via the coding sequence GTGTCGCTGTCACCCGTCACCGAGGAGGTCGTCCGTCCCGCGGAGGACCTCGCGGCCGACGTCCCCTGGGTGACGATCGTCTGGAACGACCCGGTCAACCTCATGTCGTACGTGACGTACGTGCTGCAGGAGCACTTCGGGTACGGCCGGGCCAAGGCCGAGAAGCTCATGATGCTCGTGCACACCGAGGGCCGGGCCGTCGTCGCCAACGGCACCCGCGAGGCGATGGAGGCCGACACCGAGGCCCTCCACGGCTACGGGCTGTGGGCGACCTTCCAGAAGGACACCTGA